In Bacillus sp. Marseille-Q1617, a genomic segment contains:
- a CDS encoding NAD kinase yields MNNRRNIYFYVLKDEAIEPKLEKLYDLAKRYDFNIVQSPKDANIIVSVGGDGTFLQAVRKTGFRQDCLYAGISTGGTLSMYCDFHIDDTSKMIDAMTKEQIEVRKYPTIELTVDEQTSFLCLNEFSIRSGIIKTFVMDVFIDDIHFETFRGDGMIIATPTGSTAYNKSVNGAVVDPMIPCLQVSEMASLNNNRYRTLGSSFILSDKRRLELKIVQDGNDYPAMGMDNEALSIQHVEKVEAKLSDKIIKTVKLKDNSFWEKVKRSFL; encoded by the coding sequence ATGAACAATCGTCGAAATATTTATTTTTACGTTTTAAAAGATGAAGCCATAGAGCCCAAGCTTGAAAAATTATATGATCTGGCAAAACGATATGATTTCAACATCGTACAATCTCCTAAAGACGCCAATATCATCGTGAGTGTAGGCGGTGACGGCACATTCCTGCAGGCCGTACGCAAAACCGGATTCAGACAGGATTGCTTGTATGCAGGAATCTCGACAGGCGGCACTCTCAGCATGTATTGTGATTTCCATATTGATGATACATCCAAAATGATCGATGCGATGACGAAGGAACAAATTGAAGTAAGAAAGTACCCTACCATCGAATTGACGGTGGACGAGCAGACGTCGTTCCTCTGTTTGAATGAATTCAGCATCCGTTCCGGAATCATCAAGACCTTCGTAATGGATGTTTTCATTGATGATATCCACTTTGAAACGTTCAGGGGAGACGGAATGATCATTGCCACTCCGACAGGGAGCACAGCCTATAACAAGTCCGTTAACGGAGCAGTCGTCGATCCGATGATCCCATGTCTGCAGGTCAGCGAAATGGCATCGCTTAACAACAACCGCTACCGTACACTCGGCTCGTCTTTCATCCTCAGCGATAAACGCAGACTTGAACTGAAAATCGTCCAGGATGGCAATGATTATCCAGCGATGGGAATGGATAATGAGGCACTCAGCATACAGCACGTAGAGAAAGTCGAAGCCAAATTAAGTGATAAGATCATCAAAACAGTGAAACTGAAGGACAACTCTTTCTGGGAGAAAGTAAAGCGTTCGTTTTTATAA